Part of the Caulobacter sp. SL161 genome is shown below.
CCTGATCCGGGGCGAGATCCGGTTCGATGCGCCTGCGCCGGTGACGTTGCTGCAGCCGGCGGATCCGCGCGCGCAAAGGCTGGCCCGGATGTTCTTCTCGCCGGCCGAGGCCCATGTTCGCCTCGAGGCGTTGTGCGCCCGCGCCGGGCTCAGCCGGCGAACGGCCGAGCGGCTGTTTCAGGCGGAATGCGGCCTGTCGCCCGCGCATTGGCGGCGGCTGGCGGTCTTGTCGGAAAGCCTTGTGGAGATCGCCGGCGGCCTGTCCATCGATCAGGCGGCGGTCAAGGCGGGTTACCACAGCCGCACGGCCTTCAGCGAGGCGTTCTCCCTGGCGTTCGGCTTCCCGCCCAGCGCAGCAAAGCAGGGCCCGCTCAGTCCTTCGTGACCGTCATCATGTAGTTGATGTCGGTGTCGGACGAGCGGCTCCAGCGGCCGGTCAGCGGGTTGTAGGCCACGCCGAACGGGCCCTGCATAGCCACCGGCTCGCCGGCCAGGAAGGCACGCAGCTCTTCGGGTTTCAGGAACTGCTTCCAGTCGTGAGTGCCCGGCGGCACCCAGCGCAGCACATATTCGGCGCCGATCTTGGCCAGGGCCAGGGCCTTCAGCGTACGGTTCAGGGTGGCGACAAACATGATCCCGCCGGGCTTCAAGAGCTTGGCGCAGGTGCGCAGGAACTCGCCCGGATCGGCGACGTGCTCGATGACCTCCATGGTCAGGACGACGTCGAACGGCCCCGCGCCCTCGGCCAGCAACTGCTCGGCGGTGGCGGGGCGGTAGCCGATTTCGAGACCCTGTTCGGCCGCGTGGGTGGCGGCGGTCTTGATGTTCTTTTCCGAGGCGTCGATCGCGGTGACCGCAAAGCCCAGCCGCGCCATGGGCTCGCTCAGCAGGCCGCCGCCGCAGCCGATGTCCAGCAGGGTGAGGCCCTCGAACGGCGCGCGGGCGGCGCCGTCGCGGTCGAACCGCGCCAGGGCCTGCTCACGGATGAAGGCCAGGCGGCAGGGGTTGAACACATGCAGCGGCGCGAACTTGCCCTTGGGATCCCACCACTCGGCCGCGATGGCCGAGAACCGCGCCACGT
Proteins encoded:
- the ubiG gene encoding bifunctional 2-polyprenyl-6-hydroxyphenol methylase/3-demethylubiquinol 3-O-methyltransferase UbiG is translated as MTQAASAAPSWSIDPADVARFSAIAAEWWDPKGKFAPLHVFNPCRLAFIREQALARFDRDGAARAPFEGLTLLDIGCGGGLLSEPMARLGFAVTAIDASEKNIKTAATHAAEQGLEIGYRPATAEQLLAEGAGPFDVVLTMEVIEHVADPGEFLRTCAKLLKPGGIMFVATLNRTLKALALAKIGAEYVLRWVPPGTHDWKQFLKPEELRAFLAGEPVAMQGPFGVAYNPLTGRWSRSSDTDINYMMTVTKD